From Halanaeroarchaeum sulfurireducens, a single genomic window includes:
- a CDS encoding energy-coupling factor ABC transporter ATP-binding protein, translating to MIEVRDLVARRGDVTVLDGLSLTVRDGEFLVLTGPNGSGKTTLVRHWNALASPDAGSVVVDGTEATADPVAARTAIGMVFQNPRDQFVAGTVGADVAFGPENLGLAREEIDDRVAEALAAVGMAERREERIDALSGGEQARVAIAGALAMRTSHLVLDEPMTGLDAAGRRSVWDHLDALHAAGTSVVIVTHDLRDVWDRADRIVALADGLVATNGPPAAVADDLPGVRPPC from the coding sequence ATGATCGAGGTCCGCGACCTCGTGGCCCGCCGCGGAGACGTGACGGTCCTCGACGGACTTTCCCTTACCGTCCGCGACGGGGAGTTCCTCGTCCTGACCGGCCCCAACGGCTCGGGGAAGACCACGCTCGTCCGTCACTGGAACGCGCTCGCCTCGCCCGATGCCGGCTCGGTCGTCGTCGACGGCACCGAGGCGACCGCCGATCCGGTCGCCGCCCGGACGGCGATCGGCATGGTGTTTCAGAACCCCCGCGACCAGTTCGTCGCCGGAACGGTCGGGGCCGACGTCGCCTTCGGGCCGGAAAACCTCGGTCTCGCGCGAGAGGAGATCGACGACCGGGTCGCGGAGGCGCTCGCGGCCGTGGGAATGGCCGAGCGGCGTGAGGAACGCATCGATGCCCTCTCGGGCGGCGAACAGGCCCGCGTCGCCATCGCCGGGGCGCTCGCCATGCGAACCTCCCACCTGGTCCTCGACGAACCGATGACGGGACTCGATGCGGCGGGCCGCCGTTCAGTCTGGGATCACCTCGACGCGCTCCACGCCGCAGGCACGAGCGTCGTGATCGTCACCCACGACCTCCGGGACGTCTGGGACCGGGCCGATCGGATCGTGGCGCTCGCGGACGGACTGGTCGCGACGAACGGACCGCCGGCGGCCGTCGCGGACGACCTCCCCGGCGTGCGCCCGCCATGCTGA
- a CDS encoding biotin transporter BioY, producing the protein MSVETDTVDLVGDDMVENVARAAVFAALTGAFAYVSFPHPLTTVPITLQVLGVFLAGIFLGPVWGFASMGVYVAAGAVGAPIFAFGAAGVGVLLGKLGGFLWSYPIAAAVVGVIVHGTDGPIDPADVSLARLVGGMALATVVIYAFGTVGFAIAGDVGPGEAFVLSSAPFVPVELVKMAAAVGIVRSEAVAAT; encoded by the coding sequence ATGAGCGTCGAAACCGATACCGTCGACCTGGTCGGAGACGACATGGTCGAGAACGTGGCCCGCGCAGCCGTCTTCGCCGCGCTCACGGGCGCGTTCGCGTACGTGTCGTTCCCACACCCGCTGACGACGGTCCCGATCACGCTGCAGGTCCTGGGCGTCTTTCTCGCTGGTATCTTTCTCGGCCCCGTCTGGGGGTTCGCCTCCATGGGCGTGTACGTCGCCGCCGGGGCGGTCGGCGCGCCTATCTTCGCGTTCGGGGCGGCGGGCGTGGGCGTCCTCCTCGGCAAGCTGGGCGGATTCCTCTGGTCGTACCCGATCGCGGCGGCGGTCGTGGGCGTCATCGTCCACGGAACCGATGGGCCGATCGACCCCGCCGACGTCTCGCTCGCCAGGCTCGTCGGCGGTATGGCCCTCGCAACGGTCGTGATCTACGCCTTCGGGACCGTCGGCTTCGCCATCGCCGGCGACGTGGGCCCGGGCGAGGCGTTCGTGCTCTCGAGCGCTCCCTTCGTCCCCGTCGAACTCGTGAAAATGGCCGCCGCGGTCGGCATCGTGCGGAGCGAGGCCGTCGCCGCCACATGA
- a CDS encoding (Fe-S)-binding protein, translated as MDALVAVQPDVTRPTFWGIGVVGAIVFYYLAAVALSIFAYGIAERIRSITAGAPEPIERFDALGRRLLDTTKVVATNETVFDRDWFGGLMHALIVWGFLTLFAGTVVLAVDMDLWTPLLGRESFFTGPFYLGYSAVLDGLGLLFVVGVSMALYRRYWVRADRLWGEHTGVEDDLFVWTLWVLGVGGFLLEGVRILGTGMPDAEVASFVGWSVASGLAGLGISEGTAGAVYAPLWWSHAIVALGFVAWLPTAKPVHMLTAPAALLTRDPDAGRRLPGVPADASPETIGYADLRDVTWKHRLDQDACTNCGRCSAVCPATAVGRPLDPRTVVLDLTEYRHAVDAGTAERRPVVAAEGESVIDAETMEACMACQACMDVCPVAVEHLPQFVAMNRRLTETGQLDASLQETLTDLFRTGNAYGEPGRRRPEWTEELSFEVPDAREQSVEYLWYVGDAPSFDDRNRAVARSLARLFEVAGVSYGILYEDERNDGNDVRRVGEEGLFETLAGETVEALRTADFETLVTTDPHAYNTFKNEYEAVGWARGDDVRHYTQVVASLLESGALGLSADELGGTVTYHDPCHLGRYNGEYDAPRAVIDATGATRVEMPRNRADAFCCGGGGGGQWTDADQDVKPSEERLREAVEDTRSGGDVEQFVVACPTCLTMFEDGRKTGGYEGDVDVVDVAELVWEALEERGVRVDD; from the coding sequence ATGGACGCGCTCGTGGCGGTTCAGCCGGACGTCACGCGGCCCACGTTCTGGGGGATCGGCGTGGTGGGGGCAATCGTCTTCTACTACCTCGCAGCCGTCGCCCTCTCCATCTTCGCGTACGGCATCGCCGAGCGGATCCGATCGATCACCGCCGGCGCCCCGGAGCCGATCGAGCGATTTGACGCGCTCGGCCGTCGGCTACTCGATACGACAAAGGTCGTCGCCACGAACGAGACCGTCTTCGACCGGGACTGGTTCGGCGGGCTGATGCACGCCCTGATCGTCTGGGGCTTCCTGACGCTGTTCGCCGGAACGGTGGTGCTCGCCGTCGACATGGACCTCTGGACCCCCCTGTTGGGGCGGGAGTCCTTTTTCACCGGGCCCTTCTACCTCGGCTACTCCGCCGTACTGGACGGGCTCGGTCTCCTCTTCGTCGTCGGCGTCTCGATGGCGCTCTACCGGCGGTACTGGGTGCGTGCCGATCGCCTCTGGGGCGAGCACACGGGTGTGGAAGACGACCTCTTCGTCTGGACGCTCTGGGTCCTGGGGGTCGGCGGGTTCCTCCTGGAAGGCGTGCGCATCCTCGGCACGGGAATGCCGGACGCCGAGGTCGCGAGTTTCGTCGGGTGGTCGGTCGCGTCGGGACTGGCCGGCCTCGGCATCTCCGAAGGCACCGCAGGGGCTGTCTACGCGCCCCTCTGGTGGTCCCACGCCATCGTCGCGCTGGGGTTCGTAGCCTGGCTCCCGACCGCCAAGCCGGTGCACATGCTCACCGCCCCCGCCGCCCTGCTCACCCGCGACCCCGACGCGGGCCGACGACTTCCGGGCGTCCCCGCGGACGCGAGCCCCGAGACGATCGGGTACGCCGACCTCCGGGACGTCACCTGGAAACACCGCCTCGACCAGGACGCCTGTACCAACTGCGGGCGCTGCTCGGCGGTCTGCCCGGCCACCGCGGTGGGCCGGCCGCTCGACCCCCGAACCGTCGTCCTCGATCTCACGGAATACCGCCACGCGGTCGACGCCGGCACGGCCGAGCGACGGCCGGTCGTCGCCGCCGAGGGAGAGAGCGTGATCGACGCGGAGACGATGGAGGCCTGCATGGCCTGCCAGGCCTGCATGGACGTCTGCCCCGTCGCGGTCGAACACCTCCCGCAGTTCGTCGCGATGAACCGCAGGCTCACCGAGACGGGCCAACTGGACGCGTCCCTCCAGGAAACCCTGACCGACCTCTTCCGGACCGGCAACGCCTACGGCGAACCCGGGCGCAGACGCCCCGAGTGGACCGAGGAGCTCTCCTTCGAGGTGCCGGACGCCCGCGAGCAGTCCGTCGAGTACCTCTGGTACGTCGGCGACGCCCCGAGCTTCGACGATCGCAACCGGGCAGTGGCCCGGTCGCTGGCGCGCCTCTTCGAGGTCGCCGGCGTCTCCTACGGCATCCTCTACGAGGACGAGCGAAACGACGGCAACGACGTGCGGCGGGTGGGCGAGGAGGGGCTCTTCGAGACGCTCGCGGGGGAGACCGTCGAGGCGCTCCGTACGGCCGACTTCGAGACGCTCGTGACCACCGATCCCCACGCCTACAACACTTTCAAAAACGAGTACGAGGCCGTCGGGTGGGCGCGGGGTGATGACGTGCGTCACTACACCCAGGTCGTCGCGTCCCTCCTCGAGTCGGGGGCACTCGGGCTGTCGGCGGACGAACTCGGTGGGACCGTGACCTATCACGATCCGTGTCACCTCGGCCGCTACAACGGCGAGTACGACGCTCCGCGTGCGGTTATCGACGCCACCGGCGCGACCCGGGTGGAGATGCCGCGCAACCGGGCCGACGCGTTCTGCTGTGGCGGCGGTGGCGGCGGCCAGTGGACCGACGCCGACCAGGACGTCAAACCCTCGGAGGAACGCCTGCGCGAGGCCGTCGAGGACACCCGGTCGGGTGGAGACGTCGAGCAGTTCGTGGTCGCCTGTCCGACCTGTCTGACGATGTTCGAGGACGGACGCAAGACCGGCGGTTACGAGGGCGACGTCGACGTCGTCGACGTCGCGGAACTCGTCTGGGAGGCCCTGGAAGAGCGGGGCGTCAGGGTCGACGACTGA
- a CDS encoding LamG domain-containing protein, which yields MNRRKYLATLGTLAGGSAGVMGTGAFTSVSAERAVTVNVAADANAFLGLRPCDGPNGNYVTGASDGAMAIDLSKSNGNLTGEGVNPEALSVFDNVFQIANQGTQDVCIDFEVDVPKIPSDANVPDRYDFGAGDPAVVFYRGASRDEYVINNRLDTDRDGAIKLPIDNGNAECIGFEVRAFGFDSGTDLFDGVDMTIRADANANCGAAGEDPADPTPTNPVGYWPLDELSDGTTPNVAGTTDGSWEGDTNNPINGGAVGKAFEFGGEHGYIQIDDDPSLELTSVTIAAWVKRSGSKKHEYIFDGRGHNYYMKEDDGTEKPRFGVTVDGDRKVVIAADPLPEGEWTHVAGTYSEYVEQDALKLYIDGEERKTKDVSGDAIDTGQSGTGIWESRIGDSVWEIENSDNSTNESDNQGNRQYLFQGQIDEVRVYDRALSQGEVQALFDESS from the coding sequence ATGAATCGTCGCAAATATCTCGCCACGCTCGGAACGCTCGCCGGAGGATCCGCGGGTGTCATGGGAACCGGTGCGTTCACAAGCGTCAGCGCGGAGCGCGCGGTCACCGTCAATGTGGCAGCGGACGCAAACGCATTCCTTGGCCTCCGGCCGTGCGACGGTCCAAATGGCAACTACGTCACCGGAGCTTCAGACGGCGCCATGGCGATTGACCTCTCAAAGAGTAATGGAAACCTGACCGGCGAAGGGGTCAACCCCGAGGCACTCTCGGTCTTCGACAACGTCTTCCAAATCGCAAACCAGGGCACACAGGACGTCTGTATCGATTTCGAGGTCGATGTGCCAAAGATCCCCTCAGACGCCAACGTGCCGGATCGGTACGATTTCGGGGCTGGCGACCCGGCAGTCGTCTTCTACCGCGGCGCCAGCCGCGACGAGTATGTGATCAACAACCGACTGGACACCGACCGCGACGGCGCGATCAAACTGCCCATCGACAATGGGAATGCGGAGTGCATCGGCTTCGAGGTCCGCGCGTTCGGCTTCGACTCTGGCACCGATCTGTTCGACGGGGTAGACATGACCATCAGGGCCGACGCAAACGCCAACTGCGGGGCCGCAGGCGAGGACCCCGCGGATCCGACGCCGACGAACCCCGTTGGATACTGGCCGCTCGATGAACTTTCAGATGGAACCACGCCGAACGTGGCCGGAACAACTGACGGCTCGTGGGAGGGCGACACGAACAACCCAATCAATGGTGGAGCAGTCGGGAAAGCATTCGAATTCGGTGGGGAACACGGTTATATCCAGATCGACGACGACCCAAGTCTCGAACTGACAAGCGTGACTATCGCCGCATGGGTGAAACGAAGCGGTAGCAAAAAACACGAGTATATTTTCGACGGACGGGGTCACAACTATTACATGAAAGAAGACGATGGCACAGAGAAGCCTCGATTTGGAGTGACAGTCGACGGTGATCGGAAGGTCGTGATAGCTGCTGATCCGTTACCAGAGGGAGAGTGGACGCACGTCGCCGGCACGTACAGCGAATACGTCGAACAAGATGCTCTGAAGCTGTACATCGATGGCGAAGAAAGGAAAACAAAAGACGTTTCGGGAGATGCGATCGATACCGGTCAATCTGGGACTGGCATTTGGGAGTCGCGGATCGGCGATAGTGTCTGGGAAATCGAAAATTCGGACAATAGTACGAACGAGTCCGACAATCAGGGCAATCGGCAGTACCTATTCCAGGGACAGATCGACGAAGTTCGTGTCTACGATCGGGCACTGAGTCAAGGGGAGGTGCAGGCCCTCTTTGACGAGTCCAGCTAG
- a CDS encoding DUF5305 family protein codes for MREGTLGLRLRAILDSWFPVLVVVLVVFAALGGWATVAAHVDPGTVERTEEKTAWSTEGSFDHSSQVQRENPVFPVGITLTDRSTYFTSVSPVLNGTFTLQYDSATSTPANVTMESRLVHRAADDDAVYWSDSTDLASTGSVLDPGERETLAFSFNATREADRRGNITEVLGGSPGDLETYIAVDVTASSNAGGSSSLSYTATLPVTLSGDTYSIGSPTATSEQVTVTTTETVTRDRGPLLSYGGPLALLLGLGGLAALGMLRYRDEPLELSDAERTRLAYRDERQEFDEWVVRAELPDAVLDRETATVDSFADLVDFAIDSDVAVIEEPTRGLYYAITPDLLVTYDPPENLGGDR; via the coding sequence ATGAGGGAGGGTACTCTTGGACTTCGACTGCGGGCGATTCTCGATTCCTGGTTCCCGGTTCTGGTGGTCGTACTGGTCGTATTCGCCGCGCTCGGGGGATGGGCGACGGTCGCTGCACACGTCGACCCAGGGACCGTCGAGAGGACTGAGGAGAAGACCGCGTGGTCGACGGAGGGGTCGTTCGACCATTCCTCGCAGGTGCAACGCGAGAATCCGGTGTTTCCAGTGGGCATAACGCTGACCGATCGATCGACCTACTTCACGAGCGTCTCGCCGGTTCTCAACGGGACGTTCACGCTCCAGTACGACAGCGCGACGAGCACGCCGGCCAACGTGACCATGGAGAGCAGACTGGTCCACCGGGCCGCCGACGATGACGCGGTCTACTGGTCGGACAGCACGGATCTCGCGTCCACGGGGAGCGTCCTCGACCCCGGCGAACGGGAAACGCTCGCGTTCTCGTTCAATGCCACCCGCGAAGCGGACCGCCGGGGGAACATCACCGAGGTGCTCGGCGGGTCACCCGGCGATCTCGAGACGTACATCGCCGTGGACGTGACGGCCTCGTCCAACGCCGGCGGGTCGTCCAGTCTCTCCTACACCGCCACGCTCCCCGTGACGCTCTCCGGCGACACCTATTCGATCGGCTCGCCGACGGCGACCTCGGAGCAGGTGACCGTCACCACGACTGAAACCGTCACGCGTGATCGGGGCCCGCTTTTGAGCTACGGCGGTCCCCTCGCCTTGCTCCTCGGCCTCGGTGGGCTGGCCGCCCTGGGGATGCTCCGTTACCGCGACGAACCGCTCGAACTTTCTGACGCGGAGCGGACCCGCCTCGCGTACCGTGACGAGCGCCAGGAGTTCGACGAGTGGGTCGTCCGCGCCGAGTTGCCCGACGCCGTCCTCGACCGGGAGACCGCGACTGTGGACTCCTTCGCCGACCTGGTCGACTTCGCCATCGACTCAGACGTTGCGGTCATCGAGGAACCCACCCGGGGGCTGTACTACGCCATCACCCCGGACCTGCTGGTCACCTACGATCCGCCCGAAAACCTCGGCGGTGACCGCTGA
- a CDS encoding S26 family signal peptidase translates to MDARGVAGTALEVVAIGIVGALVVGQVLGTPVLFGFVETGSMAPTMEPGDGFVAIPSAVAGPPEEGDVVTFEAEELQGGGLTTHRIVGETERGYVTRGDANPFTDQDGDEPPVKEAQIVAHALQIGDRTVVIPHLGTAVMGMQDAFETVQRQMAALTGSRALLGTQGLAYLLLGLSGALYVVDIFIDEGRTRERTRSKQHDEGIDGATVVAALAALLVVTATAAMVVPAGTQSIGIVSAEFDSERPTVIPAGESSTMDYQVPNAGLVPVHVYLESGSDGVAIEPEHQYVGSRSSTTATLTLTAPPDTGYYRQYVTEHRYLALLPPGVIDGLYRVHPWAPIVAIDALLAGAIVLLGRGLLGGRRIRVRRRESRYDRSWSSRLLSFLTP, encoded by the coding sequence ATGGACGCACGGGGAGTCGCCGGGACCGCACTGGAGGTCGTCGCGATCGGGATCGTCGGAGCCCTCGTCGTCGGCCAGGTGCTCGGGACGCCAGTCCTGTTCGGGTTCGTCGAGACCGGGAGCATGGCCCCGACGATGGAGCCGGGCGACGGCTTCGTCGCAATCCCATCCGCAGTGGCTGGACCGCCCGAAGAGGGCGACGTGGTGACCTTCGAGGCCGAGGAACTCCAGGGAGGCGGGCTCACGACCCACCGGATCGTCGGCGAGACGGAACGGGGATACGTCACGCGTGGCGACGCCAACCCCTTCACCGACCAGGACGGCGACGAGCCACCCGTGAAGGAGGCCCAGATCGTCGCGCACGCCCTCCAGATCGGCGATCGGACGGTGGTGATCCCACATCTCGGCACCGCCGTGATGGGAATGCAGGACGCCTTCGAGACCGTCCAGCGCCAGATGGCGGCGCTCACCGGGAGCCGAGCGCTCCTCGGGACACAGGGGCTGGCGTACCTCCTGCTGGGGCTGTCGGGGGCGCTCTACGTCGTCGATATATTCATCGACGAGGGCCGCACGCGCGAGCGGACGCGCTCGAAACAACACGACGAGGGGATCGACGGGGCGACGGTCGTGGCCGCGCTGGCGGCGCTGCTGGTGGTGACTGCGACCGCGGCGATGGTCGTCCCGGCGGGCACCCAGTCGATCGGCATCGTCAGCGCCGAGTTCGACTCCGAGCGACCCACGGTAATTCCGGCCGGCGAGTCGTCGACGATGGACTACCAGGTGCCGAACGCAGGCCTCGTCCCCGTTCACGTCTACCTCGAATCGGGGAGCGACGGCGTCGCCATCGAGCCCGAGCACCAGTACGTTGGCAGCCGAAGTTCCACGACGGCAACGTTGACCCTGACTGCCCCACCCGACACCGGATACTACCGCCAGTACGTCACGGAACACCGATATCTCGCCTTGCTCCCGCCGGGCGTCATCGACGGGCTCTATCGCGTCCATCCCTGGGCGCCCATCGTGGCAATCGACGCGCTGCTCGCGGGGGCGATCGTCCTCCTGGGACGGGGACTGCTGGGCGGGCGACGCATCCGTGTGCGTCGCCGCGAGTCACGATACGATCGGTCGTGGTCCAGTCGACTGCTATCGTTCCTGACGCCGTGA
- a CDS encoding DUF1102 domain-containing protein, with protein MIRRPSRLVVVLALVGALSLAVSTGAVSWSGADMLGDTGTDEELMMEPTSEYAYLDDDNETVIDLTRSNDALDANGVNPDARTTVDDVAALRYNGSEYATVYVTHDSDAITITNDGQPIDAVNDSVNLTPEDRTVSLDLVIDTTNTSKNTLGGTLTIHAEGSEEPESTTVAGFLDTDDDTGDDRDEAEEETEETGEKAVDEAEGTDNTEGSDEETVETDGEIEEATPESGTGTTAATTGGNVNDGSEGQTLLEEPAAISLDRLFGVVTTGVLALALIMLIRRAPV; from the coding sequence ATGATCCGTCGCCCCTCCCGTCTCGTGGTCGTCCTCGCCCTCGTCGGTGCCCTGTCGCTCGCCGTTTCGACGGGAGCGGTTAGCTGGTCCGGCGCCGACATGCTCGGAGACACCGGGACCGACGAGGAGCTGATGATGGAGCCCACCAGCGAGTACGCGTACCTCGATGACGATAATGAGACGGTCATCGACCTCACCAGATCGAATGACGCCCTCGACGCCAACGGGGTAAATCCCGACGCTCGCACGACCGTCGACGACGTCGCGGCGCTTCGCTACAACGGCTCGGAGTACGCGACCGTCTACGTAACCCACGACAGCGACGCGATTACGATCACGAACGACGGTCAGCCGATCGATGCCGTCAACGACAGCGTGAATCTCACCCCGGAGGATCGCACGGTCAGCCTCGACCTCGTGATCGACACCACGAACACGAGCAAGAATACGCTCGGGGGAACGCTAACCATCCACGCGGAGGGCTCAGAGGAGCCGGAATCGACAACCGTCGCGGGATTCCTCGATACGGACGACGACACGGGCGATGACCGGGACGAGGCGGAAGAGGAAACGGAGGAGACGGGTGAGAAAGCGGTCGACGAAGCGGAGGGGACGGACAACACGGAGGGATCGGACGAGGAGACAGTCGAGACGGACGGCGAAATCGAGGAGGCCACGCCCGAGTCGGGTACTGGGACCACCGCAGCTACTACCGGGGGCAATGTGAACGACGGAAGTGAGGGCCAGACGCTCCTCGAAGAGCCCGCAGCCATCTCGCTGGACCGCCTCTTCGGCGTCGTCACCACCGGCGTGCTCGCCCTGGCGCTGATCATGTTGATCCGCCGGGCCCCGGTGTAG
- a CDS encoding sensor histidine kinase, translating to MDGSLTEWVRLADPTSIAGGLVAALGVGLLAGLGLVTLHETPPKSVLAMKVPPALLAIGLLAVGERTIREDLIEGRDAHRLAGWTLAGAILFFGVGGWIRGLELFTGQPIPYLGTMTLAITALGAFVGAVLGLYDAQRRAQTRALREREAELDTKNERLEEFASIVSHDLRNPLNVAQGRLDLARAELGAGQGEHEDCENLEAVDRSLDRMEALIEDLLTLARKGDGETDPEPLALDSVVDRAWQTVDTDGGRLINEADDRVMADESQLMELLENLFRNSVEHGTPQEDADGGVTIRAGTLEDGFFIEDDGPGIPQADRSQVFEPGYSTAQNGTGFGLHIVERIAETHGWSVRIREGRDGGARIEVTGVAAGADDSIESTEKSLGRGPGGVDSPDGEGDRTEPTRTRTATRIGQNARDLLPSENEQG from the coding sequence ATGGACGGATCCCTCACGGAGTGGGTTCGCCTCGCCGACCCGACCAGCATCGCGGGCGGCCTGGTGGCCGCACTCGGGGTGGGCCTGCTCGCCGGACTCGGACTGGTGACCCTTCACGAGACGCCGCCGAAGTCCGTCCTGGCGATGAAGGTCCCGCCCGCGCTGCTCGCGATCGGCCTGCTGGCCGTCGGCGAGCGCACCATCCGCGAGGACCTGATCGAGGGTCGGGACGCCCACCGGCTGGCCGGGTGGACGTTGGCGGGCGCAATCCTCTTCTTCGGAGTCGGCGGCTGGATCCGCGGTCTCGAGCTGTTCACCGGCCAGCCCATCCCCTACCTGGGGACGATGACCCTCGCGATCACCGCACTCGGGGCGTTCGTCGGGGCGGTCCTCGGGCTCTACGACGCCCAGCGGCGGGCCCAGACCCGCGCGCTCCGCGAGCGCGAAGCGGAACTCGACACAAAGAACGAGCGCCTCGAGGAGTTCGCCTCCATCGTCTCCCACGACCTCCGCAACCCCCTCAACGTGGCCCAGGGACGACTCGATCTCGCACGCGCGGAACTGGGAGCGGGGCAGGGAGAACACGAGGACTGCGAAAACCTGGAGGCGGTGGACCGCTCGCTCGATCGCATGGAGGCGCTCATCGAGGACCTCCTCACGCTCGCCCGCAAGGGAGACGGCGAGACGGACCCGGAACCGCTCGCGCTCGATTCGGTGGTCGACCGGGCGTGGCAGACCGTCGATACCGACGGTGGTCGGCTGATCAACGAAGCCGACGATCGGGTCATGGCCGACGAAAGTCAGCTCATGGAGTTGCTGGAGAACCTCTTCCGGAATTCTGTAGAGCACGGGACCCCACAGGAAGACGCAGACGGGGGCGTCACCATCAGGGCAGGGACCCTCGAGGACGGTTTCTTCATCGAAGACGACGGCCCCGGAATCCCACAAGCGGATCGGTCACAGGTCTTCGAGCCGGGCTACTCGACCGCGCAGAACGGAACCGGATTCGGACTCCACATCGTCGAGCGAATCGCGGAGACCCACGGTTGGTCGGTCCGGATCAGGGAGGGCCGGGATGGCGGAGCGCGCATCGAGGTCACCGGCGTGGCGGCGGGCGCGGACGACTCCATCGAGTCTACTGAAAAGTCACTGGGCCGGGGACCGGGCGGTGTCGATAGCCCGGATGGCGAGGGAGACCGAACGGAACCGACGAGAACTCGGACGGCAACGAGGATCGGTCAGAACGCCAGGGACCTTCTCCCGAGCGAGAATGAGCAGGGGTAA
- a CDS encoding energy-coupling factor transporter transmembrane component T family protein — protein sequence MLSYDPGTGMARRLDPRTKLLFQVGFAVAAFESTHPRGLVALTLVVGWVLVASRIGPVEALGEYGPFVPFLFGAPLLAGLTLGPPWFVPADTVDPALASYRSVLLLAVGAAYVKTTPVRDSRAAVAWLVPGRVGRGLALGIGFVFRLLPLLQADLRRSRDAARARLGGTRPLHERMRVVALDGLRRATGRADGLAVALRARCLAWNPTPPPMALAAPDYAVLAGTAGVVLVAVW from the coding sequence ATGCTGAGCTACGACCCCGGAACGGGCATGGCGCGGCGGCTGGACCCGCGCACCAAACTCCTCTTCCAGGTCGGCTTCGCCGTCGCGGCCTTCGAGTCGACCCATCCGCGGGGCCTCGTGGCCCTCACTCTCGTCGTGGGGTGGGTGCTGGTCGCGTCCCGGATCGGTCCGGTCGAGGCCCTCGGGGAATACGGACCGTTCGTCCCTTTCCTGTTCGGTGCGCCGCTTCTCGCCGGACTGACTCTTGGTCCCCCCTGGTTCGTCCCCGCCGATACGGTCGACCCGGCGCTTGCCAGCTATCGGAGCGTCCTGCTGCTGGCGGTCGGGGCCGCCTACGTGAAGACGACGCCCGTCCGAGACTCGCGGGCGGCGGTGGCGTGGCTGGTGCCGGGCCGCGTCGGGCGAGGGCTGGCACTCGGGATCGGCTTCGTCTTCCGCCTCCTGCCGCTCTTGCAGGCGGATCTCCGCCGCTCGCGGGACGCCGCGCGGGCCAGACTCGGCGGGACGCGTCCCCTCCACGAACGAATGCGCGTGGTCGCACTCGACGGACTGCGCCGGGCGACGGGGCGGGCCGACGGACTCGCGGTCGCGTTGCGGGCCCGGTGTCTCGCCTGGAATCCGACCCCGCCGCCGATGGCGCTGGCCGCCCCGGACTACGCCGTCCTCGCCGGCACGGCCGGGGTGGTTCTGGTCGCGGTCTGGTGA